The following nucleotide sequence is from Barnesiella viscericola DSM 18177.
GCCATACCGGCGATTCAATAGAACTATAAACCAATAAAAAACAAATACAATACGATTATGGAAATAAAATCAAGATTCGACCATTTCAATGTCAATGTGACCGATCTCGACCGGAGTATCGCTTTTTATCACAAGGCTTTGGGCTTTACCGAGGCCAGTCGCAAAGAGGCTGCCGACGGTTCTTTCGTACTGGTTTACCTCACCGACGGGGTATCGCCCTTCCTGCTAGAACTCACTTGGTTGCGCGACCACGACCAGCCCTATGAACTGGGCGAGAACGAGAGTCACCTGTGCGTGCGGGTCGACGGTGACTATGACCAGGTGCGGGCCTTCCACAAGGAGATGGGCTGTGTCTGCTTCGAGAACGAAGAGATGGGACTCTACTTTATCCACGACCCCGACGATTACTGGATTGAGGTGTTGCCGGTCAAGGGCTGAGAGTGAGTCTGAGATGAATTGGAAAGCTGTCATTTCATAGGGAATGACGGCTTTTTTCTTTTGAATAAATCGTTGGAATCATAAAAAAATTATACCTTTGTAAGGACTTTGTGAAAAAGAGAAGAATAAGAATCTGTTCGATTTGGATAAATGGCTTGAGTAGATACGAGAATTTCATCGTTAAAGTGCTTTTGTCTGAACCATGAATTACAAACTGTTTTTAAGTTATGATTACCTTTTGCATTGCCTTGCTGCTGCTGATTGTCGGCTATTTTGTCTATGGCACATTTGTTGAGAAAGTATTTGGCGTAGAGCCGGATAGAGCGACTCCGGCTTATACCTCGACCGATGGAATCGACTACATTCCCATGCCTACCTGGAAAGTTTTTCTCATTCAGTTCCTGAATATTGCCGGATTGGGCCCCATCTTCGGAGCCATCATGGGAATCCTGTACGGGCCGTCGGCCTACCTGTGGATTGTATTTGGTACCATATTCGGCGGTGCTGTCCATGATTACCTCTCCGGCATGCTCTCGGTACGTCGCAATGGTGCCAGTTTACCCGAACTTGTGGGCGATGAATTGGGTGTAGTCATCAAGCAGGTAATGCGAGTATTCTCGTTGCTTCTGATGATATTGGTCGGGGCGGTATTTGTTGTAAACCCGGCCAATCTACTTGACCTGCTTATCGGTGAAAGTACCACTACCACCTTGTGGATTGCCATCATTTTCGGCTACTACATATTGGCAACGCTGTTACCTATCGACAAACTTATCGGACGTCTCTACCCGCTGTTTGGATTTGCCCTGTTGTTCATGGCAATTGGCATTATGGTATCGCTTTTCCTGCGTCCCGACAGTCTACCCGAATTTACCGCAGCCATCGGTTATACCCGATCCGACTCCGATGTCAACCCCATCTTCCCCATGATGTTTATCTCGATTGCTTGTGGAGCCATCTCGGGCTTTCATGCCACTCAGTCACCCATGATGGCCCGTTGCCTCAAAAACGAGAAGATGGGACGTCGGGTATTCTACGGGGCCATGGTAGTCGAGGGAATCGTAGCTCTCATTTGGGCAGCCGCTGCCATCGCCTTTTTCGACGGTTCATTCACGGCACTCTCCGATTATCTGAAAGGGAAAACACCGGCCATCTTGGTCAACGATATTTCAGTAGGGTGGTTGGGAACCTTCGGGGGTATCTTGGCCATGTTGGGGGTAATAGCTGCCCCCATTACCTCGGGCGACACGGCTCTACGGTCGGCCCGACTGATTGCTGCCGATTTCTTACATATTTCACAGAAGAAAATACGAAACCGGATATTGGTGTCGCTCCCTATCTTTGCCTTGGCCTGGGTGGTGATGATGATTGACTTTGAGGTGCTGTGGCGCTATTTTGCCTGGTGTAACCAAACTCTTGCCGTATTTACCCTGTGGGCGCTCACGGTATGGCTGGCTCGGGAACGCAAATGCTATTGGATTACGTTGATTCCGGCTCTATTCATGACGATGGTAACAATTACCTATATTCTATTTGCTCGTGAAGGATTGAGACTTCCTTACGAAATTTCATTGGATATCGCCTTTGTAGTAACGCTTGTATTGACTGTTTTATTTGCTCGATTCAAACGTACACTGCCAAGCCGTGTACCTTTAAAGAAATGATATGAATCAGTTGACCAATTATCATTCGCACAGTCAGTTCTGTGACGGTCATGCTCCCATGGAGGAGTTTGTGAAGGAGGCCGTAGCCGAAGGCTTTGTCGCCTACGGTATATCGTCGCACGCTCCGTTTCCCGTACCCAATCAATGCAACATGCTGCGGGAGCGTCTGCCCGAATACCTCGCAGAGTTTCATCGCATAAAAGAGCTTTATGGCTCGGCGATAGAGTTGTATGTGGGGCTCGAAATCGATTTTCTCGACGATTCTTTTAATCCGTCGATTCCCTATTTCAAGGAGTTGCCTCTCGACTATCGCATCGGGTCGGTACACTATATTGTCACCCCCGACGGGACTCCTATCGACACCGACGGGTCACCCGACCGTTTCAGGGGATATGTCGACACCTATTTCGGAGGCGATGTCGATGAAGCCGTGCGGCGCTTCTATCGCAGTTCGTTCCGCCTGGTCGAGTTGGGCGGTTTCGATTTTCTGGGGCATCTCGACAAGATAGGACTGAACGCCTCGCTCTACCGTCCCGGCCTTGACCGGGAGGCGTGGTACCGACGTCTGGTAGCCGACTATCTCGAAGCCATTGCCTCGCAACACCTGTTGGTCGAGGTCAATACCAAGGCCTTTGCCACGCGCGGCCGCTTCTTCCCCGGTGAAGACTATTTCGAACAGATGCACCGGCTGGGCATCGGGGTGGTGGTCAACTCCGATGCGCACTATCCTGCCAAAATCAATGCCGGGCGCCCCGAAGCCCTCAAAGCCTTGGCCCGGGCCGGATATACCACTGTGTGGCAATTCCACCGGAACGAATGGATTGAAACGCCATTGGAGTTGTAACCCCGAGTTCGGTTATCTTTCATCGAATATTATAAAGCTGTTTCTTTCATGGTTACAGCTTTTTTTGTATCTTCGTGCCGATTTTTTAGTAAATACTATATTTAGAAATATATGGGCAAGAAATTCTCCGAATATTCTCATTTCGACCTCTCCGAAATCAACAAAGAGGTTCTGAATGAATGGGATAAGCAAGACCTGTTTCACCAGAGTTTGGAAACCCGCGAAGGTTGTCCTTCGTTTGTATTCTACGAGGGACCGCCCTCGGCCAACGGTATGCCGGGCATTCACCACGTGATGGCTCGCTCCATCAAGGACCTCTTCTGCCGCTATAAGACCATGAAGGGCTTTCATGTAAAGCGCAAGGCAGGGTGGGATACCCACGGTCTGCCGGTCGAGTTGGGCGTAGAAAAGGCTTTGGGTATTACCAAGGAAGATATAGGTAAAACCATTTCGGTGGCCGACTACAACGCTACCTGTCGCAAAGATGTGATGAAGTTTACCCGCGAGTGGGAAGATCTTACACACCGCATGGGTTACTGGGTAGACATGAAGAATCCCTACATTACCTACGACAACCGGTATATCGAGACGCTGTGGTGGCTGCTCAAACAGCTCTACAACAAGAATTATCTGTATAAGGGCTATACCATTCAACCCTATTCGCCTGCGGCTGGTACCGGTCTGAGTTCGCACGAGCTCAATCAACCCGGTTGCTATCGCGACGTGAAGGATACTACTTGTATCGCTCAGTTCAAGATACGTAACCCTCGTCCCGAGATGGCCGCTTTCGGTGAGCCCTATTTCCTGGCCTGGACCACGACGCCGTGGACTTTGCCCTCCAATACGGCACTGTGCGTAGGTCCCAATATTGACTATAATCTTGTACAGACCTACAACCCCTATACGGGAGCTCCCATCAGCGTGATTGTAGCCAAGGTCCTTGTCCCCACACTCTTCAATGCCAAGGCCGCCGATTTGGAACTCGATGCTTACAAACCTGGTGACAAACTCATTCCTTGGAAAGTGGTAGCCGAATACAAGGGTAGCGACTTGGCCGGTATGGAGTATGAGCAACTGTTGCCGTGGGTAAATCCTGGCAAAGGTGCCTTCCGGGTTATTACCGGCGACTTTGTCACGACCGAGGACGGTACGGGTATTGTACATATCGCACCTACCTTTGGTGCCGACGACGACCGGGTAGCCAAGGCCAGCGGCGTACCGCCTCTCATGATGCTCGACAAGGACGGCAACCGTCGCCCTATGGTCGACATGACCGGTAAGTTCTACCTGCTGGAAGATCTCGACCCCGAGTTTGTGAAAAACAACGTCAACGTCGAGGCTTATCGCGAATATGCCGGCCGCTACGTGAAAAATGCGTACGACGATACCCTTACCGACAACGATGCCACGCTCGACATCGACATCTGTGTGATGTTGAAGCAGACCAACAAGGTATTCAAGATTGAGAAGCATGTGCACAGCTATCCCCACTGCTGGCGCACCGACAAGCCGGTACTCTACTATCCCCTTGACAGTTGGTTTATCCGCACCACGGCTTGCCGCGACCGCATGATCGAGCTCAACAACACGATTAACTGGAAACCGCAGTCAACCGGTTCGGGTCGTTTCGGCAAATGGCTCGAAAATCTGCAAGACTGGAACCTCTCGCGTAGCCGCTACTGGGGCACACCGTTGCCCATCTGGCGCACCGAGGACGGCAGCGAGGAGATCTGCATCGGGTCGGTCGAGGAGCTGTACAATGAAATAGAAAAATCGATTGCCGCCGGGCTGATGACCGAGAACCCCTACAAAAAACAGGGATTTGTGCCCGGTGAATATACGGCCGAAAACTACAATAAGATAGATTTGCACCGTCCTTACGTTGACGATATTGTGCTCGTTTCGCCCTCGGGCAAACCCATGAAGCGCGAGAGCGACCTGATCGACGTGTGGTTCGACTCGGGTGCCATGCCTTATGCCCAAATCCACTATCCGTTTGAGAACAAGGAGGCCTTTGACAAACGCGAGGTCTATCCCGCCGATTTCATTGCCGAAGGTGTGGACCAGACTCGCGGCTGGTTCTTCACGCTGCACGCCATCGCCGCGATGGTATTCGACAGCGTGGCCTACAAGGCCGTAGTTTCCAACGGTCTGGTGCTCGACAAGAACGGCAACAAGATGTCCAAGCGTCTGGGCAACGCCGTCGATCCCTTCGGTACGATCGAAAAATATGGTTCCGATCCCTTGCGCTGGTACATGATTACCAACTCGTCGCCTTGGGACAACCTCAAATTCGACTTCGACGGCATCGAAGAGGTGCGCCGCAAATTCTTCGGTACTCTCTACAATACCTATTCGTTCTTTGCCCTCTATGCCAATGTCGATGGATTTACCTTTGCCGAGCCCGAGATTCCCGTAGAGAAACGACCCGAGATCGATCGCTGGATCATCTCGCTGCTCAACTCGCTCATTCGGGAGGTTGACGAGCAGTTTGCCGCCTATG
It contains:
- the ileS gene encoding isoleucine--tRNA ligase, with protein sequence MGKKFSEYSHFDLSEINKEVLNEWDKQDLFHQSLETREGCPSFVFYEGPPSANGMPGIHHVMARSIKDLFCRYKTMKGFHVKRKAGWDTHGLPVELGVEKALGITKEDIGKTISVADYNATCRKDVMKFTREWEDLTHRMGYWVDMKNPYITYDNRYIETLWWLLKQLYNKNYLYKGYTIQPYSPAAGTGLSSHELNQPGCYRDVKDTTCIAQFKIRNPRPEMAAFGEPYFLAWTTTPWTLPSNTALCVGPNIDYNLVQTYNPYTGAPISVIVAKVLVPTLFNAKAADLELDAYKPGDKLIPWKVVAEYKGSDLAGMEYEQLLPWVNPGKGAFRVITGDFVTTEDGTGIVHIAPTFGADDDRVAKASGVPPLMMLDKDGNRRPMVDMTGKFYLLEDLDPEFVKNNVNVEAYREYAGRYVKNAYDDTLTDNDATLDIDICVMLKQTNKVFKIEKHVHSYPHCWRTDKPVLYYPLDSWFIRTTACRDRMIELNNTINWKPQSTGSGRFGKWLENLQDWNLSRSRYWGTPLPIWRTEDGSEEICIGSVEELYNEIEKSIAAGLMTENPYKKQGFVPGEYTAENYNKIDLHRPYVDDIVLVSPSGKPMKRESDLIDVWFDSGAMPYAQIHYPFENKEAFDKREVYPADFIAEGVDQTRGWFFTLHAIAAMVFDSVAYKAVVSNGLVLDKNGNKMSKRLGNAVDPFGTIEKYGSDPLRWYMITNSSPWDNLKFDFDGIEEVRRKFFGTLYNTYSFFALYANVDGFTFAEPEIPVEKRPEIDRWIISLLNSLIREVDEQFAAYEPTRAGRAIADFVNDNLSNWYVRLNRKRFWGGSMTDDKLSAYQTLYTCLETVAKLMAPIAPFYADRLYTDLTTATGRDNRSVHLTDFPVSCDKYIDKALEERMQIAQTMTSMVLALRRKVNIKVRQPLTTLMVPVLNPEQQAHIEAVKDLVLSEVNVKEMKFVDNAAGILVKRVKPDFKKLGPRYGKIMKQLAATIAAMSQPDIAEFEKNGSFTFDIDGQQATIEKGDVEVISEDIPGWLVANEGNLTVALDITVTDELHREGIARELVNRIQNIRKTSGFDITDKIDVAIAYNAETDQAVREYRDYMSRQVLANTFEIVDNLSGESVSELDFDTFKVNIRIVKSVK
- a CDS encoding carbon starvation CstA family protein; this encodes MITFCIALLLLIVGYFVYGTFVEKVFGVEPDRATPAYTSTDGIDYIPMPTWKVFLIQFLNIAGLGPIFGAIMGILYGPSAYLWIVFGTIFGGAVHDYLSGMLSVRRNGASLPELVGDELGVVIKQVMRVFSLLLMILVGAVFVVNPANLLDLLIGESTTTTLWIAIIFGYYILATLLPIDKLIGRLYPLFGFALLFMAIGIMVSLFLRPDSLPEFTAAIGYTRSDSDVNPIFPMMFISIACGAISGFHATQSPMMARCLKNEKMGRRVFYGAMVVEGIVALIWAAAAIAFFDGSFTALSDYLKGKTPAILVNDISVGWLGTFGGILAMLGVIAAPITSGDTALRSARLIAADFLHISQKKIRNRILVSLPIFALAWVVMMIDFEVLWRYFAWCNQTLAVFTLWALTVWLARERKCYWITLIPALFMTMVTITYILFAREGLRLPYEISLDIAFVVTLVLTVLFARFKRTLPSRVPLKK
- a CDS encoding VOC family protein, producing MEIKSRFDHFNVNVTDLDRSIAFYHKALGFTEASRKEAADGSFVLVYLTDGVSPFLLELTWLRDHDQPYELGENESHLCVRVDGDYDQVRAFHKEMGCVCFENEEMGLYFIHDPDDYWIEVLPVKG
- a CDS encoding histidinol-phosphatase, which codes for MNQLTNYHSHSQFCDGHAPMEEFVKEAVAEGFVAYGISSHAPFPVPNQCNMLRERLPEYLAEFHRIKELYGSAIELYVGLEIDFLDDSFNPSIPYFKELPLDYRIGSVHYIVTPDGTPIDTDGSPDRFRGYVDTYFGGDVDEAVRRFYRSSFRLVELGGFDFLGHLDKIGLNASLYRPGLDREAWYRRLVADYLEAIASQHLLVEVNTKAFATRGRFFPGEDYFEQMHRLGIGVVVNSDAHYPAKINAGRPEALKALARAGYTTVWQFHRNEWIETPLEL